From the Salarias fasciatus chromosome 5, fSalaFa1.1, whole genome shotgun sequence genome, the window GAGTCATGAGGCTGCAGTAAGGAGATGTGAGAAAAAGCAACacagaagagaaacaaaactgaCCATCAGCCACATCCTTTATTCTGCGACATTTGGGATTTTTCACACTCTCCATGGATACAAGAggcaaaaaatgaaaacccCAAATCAGATCAGTaagtttcaaatattcaaccttgtgttttatgttttgtgcgTATTGTCTGATCCACAGGTTGGTTACTCTTCATGTGCTTTCAGTGGGTATTATCAGGTTAGATAATCCTCTGATTCGAGAAAAAGGCTCGGCGCCTCCATCtcactgcttctcctgctgttttcttcctctcaccCTCCAGTCAGTGTGACAGTTGGGTGGATTATAATGAAAAGGCAGCTCCTGATGCTGCGAGaataagaagagctgctggaggaaaacagctTTGAAATATTATCTTATGATACTGAGATCATGTCAGGTTTCAACTCCTGTCAGCCATGGAAAGTCAAAGAACTACGTGAAGAAAAATGAGTTCAGTGCCGTTCTATCAGTGTACTCACACACCTGTGTACACTGCCATCATTAAATACGGAGGTTTAAACTCTCATTATAATCGTGTGAAGGCTGTTAAATGTATATGACCAGACCAATGATGACTCATCGAAACAAGATTTGGGAATTTCAGGTGGAAAAGGGATTCTTAATAATGTAAGAtagcaacacaaacaaaaatataaatactttTTGTGCATTTCATGCACAAAACGTTTAAAAAGTGACTGAACGGAGCAAAGTCAGGAGGGCATCTTTCCCTGAGAAACGGCAGGAGTGTCTTGTTCTTGTCGATGTAAAGCAAACGGCATCAAAATGTGACATGTAAATGAGTGCACCTTGCCTTGGTTTCCTACCGTGATGAACTTACTAGAAGAGACTGAAGGCCACATGGTGACAGTGAGCAGATGGTCCCCGTCAATGGCCTTCACTGAGAATAATGTTTCAGAGTTCATGCTGTTTCAGATTTAtgtttgtaaaagaaaagaaatgacctATTAATCTCGGTTTTAATTAAACTCAGTTGGATATTGATTACAGTTTTtgtaatctaatctaatctaatctaaaatCTCATCAGAATCAGGAAATACACATTTCACATATGAGATCTCAACCACTAAAagctttcaggaaaaaaaaaaaaaaaaacgatgattatatatatttctgAGAAGGTTTGGAAAATATAATTAAGGCCTTTTAGGGTATTTATATTGTGTTCCTGGTTGAGTAAATGTACATACATAAATCTGCTGATAATACcataaaaaaagtgtttcctaTGAACAAAAACTGGAGGTTCCTCTCCttgtattaaaaaaatccaacattaAACACTTTTATTAAACAACTTTAGAACTACATTGAAACAGATAGTGAAATGGTTATACAGTATTAGACAGCCAGTTATATTTCATATGTGAAAATCTGTTGCCTTAGCTAGTTTGTGAAACTTTTGCTGCTACTGGTTGAACTCGTCCACAACAAAATACTTTTAATAATGTAACATCTCTGTATTATATTCACAATCAACAAAGTAAAGCCTATTCTGTCTTCTCGCTTCCCGCCTGCAGAAGCTCTCAACCATCGCGTCTCTGTGCAGATTTAGATAGGAGATGCAGCGAGGCCTGCCACATGGCGCTCTCTGtgtcctccctcctcacccctcctcacccctcctcaccccagCTCCTCACCACATCAGGATACACTTGTTCTGGTGGATTCCGGTTTCAAACGGAACACTGCCTtgctctggttttctttcaggaCCAGTATTAAAAGAAAGCGCATGCTGTCTCTCAGTGGCCCTGTGGTCAGGGAACGGGACCACTAACGGCCTGTTACACTCACGCACCTTTCAAACCTCACCCGCCCTGGCTTCCTCCAACACCCCACCTCCCCCAAGCCTTCCGCCCCTCCTCGACACCCTGACAGCTGCCGTGGACGTCCTCGTGACCCGGGAGGCGGATCTgggagcaacaaaaaaaaaaaaggccttttacTGCAGGTAACGCCGTCGTTCATCACGTCCTCCTGACTCTACTTTGAAATCACCAACCTCTGACTGAGCTGGAGGCAGGATCTACGTTTCTCATCAAAACTGTTACTATTATCACATGACCTCTGTCTTGGATTCTTTGAAAAAGCACCGGCTGCAGACACTCTGTGTCCTTTGACCTCTAACTTAAATTGTGGCGCCCCCAGTCACAACTTTGAGGGCCACAAGGGTGCAGTATTTTCCAGGATATTTGGACATGATGGCATGCACATGCATTCCCATTGTTGagttttcaaattatttaaagCAAACACGtttaaaatagaaatacatAAAGTACAACCAGAGTTCCCTTTTCTCTTTAGCACATCATTTTTAGCAATTGCCTGTCACCTTTTTGCTCACTGACCCTCACACAGCCAGACCGAGGTACAGTTTTTGTCTCTGGCAGGTCATTCTCACGCAGAACATCTAATATTAGCACACGTCCTATTTTCATCTGTCCctgacatgtctctgcattTTCTGTTAGgttctgaggttttttttttatgtgaaaaagtTTTTTGAGGGTTTCCTCTTTGCAACATTGCCTCCTGCTGTTGATCAGGAGAAGCGGTAAAATCTTCCTGCAGTCTGGAGCAGTTAAACAGAGCCTCTCATCTTTGGACTGCACTTCTGttacagctgaaaaaaaaacattcacctGTTGTATGAATCAGCTTGCTGAAATACTTctttgcaatgtgaacagatttcagtttttcagatCCTCTTTTGACATCGATTCATTGGATGCATGAAAACACCATTTTAGTTAAAGTAATGAGGTTTACACTGAGTTTCACGCTGCCATCGCACAATATTCTCAAAATTCAGATAGGAGAGAGACAAGATGATAAAAGAGGGTGATTAGCACAGAACGATAGTGGTTTTCATGAAGAGAGAGACCAAGGAGTGTCTTTGTTGCAGCAGCCACAATCTGATTTGTTTGCTATGCATTTTAAACCCCTGTGAACaacatttcacaaaatgattGATCGTTATCATTCATACAAAGATAAAACATCTTGCCTATCCCCAAATGAATCGCAATTCCTCATGCAGAAAGGTCAACGCaccacaattaaaaaaacaaaaaacaaaccatgagGCTTCACAGTTTCCAGCGACTCGTGCCTCCCAGAGATGAGTGTTATAGATCACAGGGGAACTTCCCCTGTAGGACTGCAGTATTTCTCAAAGGGATGTGCTAGCTAACCGCTGCCCGGCCGAGGCTTCCGGCCCTGGGGCAGCAGAGCCTCCCGGCACCCGTaacaccctgcagcaccactACTATCACCCCACTCCAGACACCGTGCCAGGATACTGTGGTGACACAACCGTGAGCCTGTGTTCCTCCCTTGTCAATAAGACAGATGGATGCAGAGTGGAGAAGAGGATGAAAGAAGATGACATATCAATACTCCGTGGAGCTGAGAGACTGCAGAATCACAATGAAAGGAAGGGTGCAAAAAAATTTTCCAGATGTGAGACAGATGAGGAGATCAttcaaaggagaaaaaacacgCCACGAATATATAGAAAGGAGCCAAAAAGGTTCAATACTGATTTCTCTCCAGGCGTTCATTATTCAGACACGAGGGAGCACATCTGATGGGTTCAGTATTGCAgtgtgaaatgaataaaaaaaatacatctagACTTAGcccaacaggttttttttctgattgtcgAAACTTCTGATTGTGCACATTTTACCCTTTAAGTTCagctgaaactaaaaaaaaaactcagtgtcTCCTCTATGTTCaggagccagcagggggcagaacAGGGAGCCTTCTCTCTTTCAGCTTTCAACATGGCTTTGCTctgtttgaacacacacacacacacacacacacacacacacacacacacacacacaccacacacaccacacacacgatCTGCCCACCTCCTTAACTCATCACAAATCAAATGAGAAAGCTGATCTGTATAATGGCCTCCATGGCTGACTGATCTTCACTGCTTACAGTTAATCGCTTGTTGTACAGGTCTATGTGTAAAACtgagaaaaggggaaaaacgCCATGTGGTTTGAAGacaataattgatttttttacaACACGAGCCATGTATTATTTTCCATCtccattgtttgtttgtatgttgCTGAAATCTGTTTACAAAATCAGAGTATTTAGATGATGGCGAGCGTGTTCCCTTAAGGCAAAGATGTCGAACTCCTTTTAGTTTAGGGAGGACCAAGGTGGTCTGAACTGGGATCAGTACAATGGGCAGCAGAAATACGTTTATAACACAAGATCCACCTCTGAAGTTCTCTCTCCATGCAAATGGaatcaatgaatgaataaatacatgtaCACGGTGAAAATGATCACGTTTCATATACCAtctaaaaatatgttttgagCAATGTAGTATTTTCTTCAGCAAAGAAAGCAAGTAGCTTTCTTTCCTAAGGCTTTAGTAATGCAATCTGAAATCGTACTTACTGCAGCGGCTTGCTTCTGGGTAATGGAAGTAAAGTTCTGTTGCTTCTCAGAGATATCTGAAGCCATTAGCatgaaagttttcaaaaacataCTCACAAGCTATACTAATGGAAttagcatccatccatctctagacacactacacacacacacacacttttcacacCACTTAAACTACTCCGGGAGGAAACCACAGTACCTGAAGAAAACTCACAAAGACACCAAGAGAACTtacaaactccactcagaaacgCCTTTAAAGGTGTGAGATGATGTGAGCGCGCCACCCGCTGCACGTCAGAGCAGCCACGCCGGCCTGGAGCCTATTTAAAggtcatgtgtgttttttaggGCTAAGGTCATAGTTACCTCAAAAAATGACTGTGGATCAGGTTAAGGGCGATTCAACACATCAGCGGTAAGGTCATCCAAAGACATGCAAGTCCtataagcgtgtgtgtgtgtgtgtgtgtgtgtgtgtgtgtgtgtgtgtgagaccaagtgtcatccagacaGCTCAGGTCTGAGTCTGTCTCTGACTGTTTAGATCAGAGCTCCTGCCGCTCCCTCAGTGCATTAATGCAGTCGGTTTGTTGCTTGCCTCTTGAAGAGACCGACATCTCACTGTGAACGCTGCTAAAACAGGTGGAAAGTTTTTCAAAAGCAGTGCGGCAGACAGCCGCTGACCATCCTGCCAGTCATCTGTCCAAGTCTCAGAAAAGATGTTGTGAAACACAGCCAGGGAGATTGAGTGGGCATTTTCATGTATTTGACATAAGCAAAGTGCTTGGAGGACTGTTTTGGAGAATGAAGGCAGAGTAAAGTGCTTCAAGAGGTTTGtgtctctgcttctgtttggtgtCAAAATGCTCATTTTTAGGTTTAAAGGTCAGGacctgtgttttcacagaagaTTTGTTTCTAATGTAGCCATCAGATCTCTGTGATCTGAAGCACATCAGTGAAAAGTGGCAGCTGCTGGAGTTCTTTGCAGAGATACGAGGACCTTTTAGACTCATCTGGCCTGAAAACACCACAGTTGCAGCCTGTATTTAAAGGGTAACAGAGCCTTCACATAATTTGAGATGGAACGAATCGCTCTCCAGTGTGAAGTGGGGGGCAGATTCTCGTTTGGTAAGTACACCCTTTGTAAAACCTGATCCATTTTTACTTTGCAATCAGTAATatataaacagacacacacctctcaAGACAGAACAAAACGTGGTTAATGTCTTTTTACCTTCCCAATATTTTAATTGGTgatttccttctctttctgtctcacgGTCATATTGTGAGACACACATGGCAAAAAGACAAAGTTTAAATTGAAACAGCATTTAAGCAATATTTAttggactttttaaaaatccattAGCTGCCATCTGCATGTTACTAGTAGGTCACATGAAGGCTTCTCTAAACGGagtgaaacacagtcagtgAAAACAAGCTGCAGAGCAGTGCTGACAGTATGACTCCAGTGTACCGAGTGTGTTACTGTCATCTTTACTGTGTTCCCACAAAGTTCTTTGGTCTCGTCTTCATCTCCACGCTCTTGAAGGAGTAGCGTTCCCCAGTTCGCCCGTCGGTCAGGATGTACCAGGTGCCCCAGTAGATGCCATCGGTGATCCCGCTGTATCGCCCCCGGTAATACCGTCCATTCAGGTTGGCCGCCAGGCAGGCATCGAACCACCAGCCTGCACCGTAGTACTGACCACAGCTCCCAGACGCGTAGCGGTCGTGGTCGCGGTCAGCAGTGCTGAAGGGCCTCCCATCGTGGTTGTAACGTTTACTGTAGCTCATTGCGTTGCCCGCATCCCCAGAGTACTCTCGAGCCGTGAGACGATATCTGGAGAGCACAAAGAGCACAACCTATGTCAgtgttgattattttttttaatgtggattATGTAGCTTTAGTCtcaaaaaaaggatttttgaTTCCTCTAAATGTTGCAGAGCTCTTGTGTTTGATATTTTCAACAACCGTGGTGCAGTGGGTTCTTTATGTTCTAATTATATCGGACGCACAAAGTTACGTTCAAACTGGAATAAGATCAATGAATCGccattcaaaaaatgttttcttaataCCAGTGAGTTGATATGGTTCCaaattgtaaaacaaaacaatgaatttaCATTCAAATGTTTGAAGTATGAAACTGTCAGTAAGTTCAAACTATTTTTTctattaattaaaaataaaaaactttgcCCTTACTGTGGCTCTTGTAATAGTTTCTGACACATTTTGATCAAAACCTTATTAAAATTATTGTTTATGCAGATAAGGTTGTGAGCTTTCCCGTCGGTGCACTTGTTGGGACTTTTCCTCCAGCGCTCTGTTTAATCTCGGGCTAGCTTTAGTCATCCGTTCCATAGAGTGTGTACGTGTCTGCTGTACATTTCACCTCTGGGCCTCTGAGGCCACTTTGAAGTTGCTGTATGTCGCCTGGCGTCTCTGCTGGTGCCAGTCCTCCAGTTCAATGCGGAGCTGGTGCTGGCCGGTGGAGGTGAGCGCATGCAGAGCTGCATTGCCCAGCCAGTGTTCTCCCTGCAGACTGCCAAAGCCTTCCCGGTATTCTTGCCACGTTCTGTTGAAGTCCACCGAGCCGTCCTGCCGACTCTGGATCACCGTCCACCCGCCGCCCGCCGTCTCCATGTCACATTTAGCCTGAGACGAAACAATGACTCTGATATTATGAAGCCGTGAATTTACTGATCCACAGATGACGTGGTGATCTCTAAAATAGGAAGAGTGAGAATGAGGGTCTATCTGTGTGTTTTACGAGCGCGGTGAATCAAAAATACCTCCACCGCTGGTCCATGTAGGTCGGGCTGGATGGTGTAGATTCCATTCTCTTTGATGCCGTGCTTGTAAATCTCTGCACAGTCCTGAGGATGTAACCTCTCCAAGGGAGCAACTGAGACCCACAcagtgcatttttatttttattcagacAATCAGTCAGTTGCATTTGGTGCGATTCCTGCTCGTACCCTCACCTGTGGGTGGATATTGTGTGATGCTCTTCAGCAAAAGCAGCAGgtctttctccccctctcttcCCACCGCCACACTTTCTGTCAACCCCACAAAAAGATTAGCTTTATCAGTAGGACACATCACACTGTCATCAGGGCCTGAAAATAGATGCTTTGTCTTGATGCACCTCACAGAGGGCTTTTGTAAAAGCTCTTTGAAGCTTCGTGCAATATgtatgtgcacatgcacacacagttttGCCAAGCTTCCCACAGCAGTTGAATTCCTATGCACTCACCTATGACCGACACTTAGCAGGCCTCATTGAGGTTCTGTTTACTATGTGTGGGGGAGTGACTGCCCTGGCATTTGTGCGCGTGcgtgtctgtgcgtgcgtgcatgcatgtgtgtgtgtgtgtgtgtgtgtgtgtgtgtgtgtgtgtgtgtgtgtgtgtgtgcctgtgtgtctgtgtcaaagGGATATAAATGTGTACTACTCACCCAGTCGCTTGGCCATCACCCCAAGGGCCTGACTGTGACAGTGGAGGTCACACTCTGTCAGCACAGCTGCCATTAAAGCCAGGATGGCCCccagagagctgctgtcctGGCCCCCATGACTCCTGGGTGCCCCCGTTTCCTGGAGAGAGCGcatgcagcgctgcagctgaaCCAGTCGGTCTTTCACACCTCCGCTCTGCAAGACAGTGACCTCAGGCAGGTACTTCTGCAAGACGATTTTCTCACTGATCGTAATAGTTCAACACTGTCAGATTGCCTTAATTATTAATACCCTAACATTGTCTTATTTAATGAATAAAGTGCATGTGCATAAACCTGCATTTCTGTTTGAATGAATATGTCATTGTCCTCCAGCTCCCGTCTGTGTCCCTCCCCCCGTCTCTTACACTTACATCAGACTTTGTAATCATGCCCCTGATGCACCTGTTGCCGCATGAGCTCATCACAACCATATGATGAGGACATTTTTAAAGTAGACCTAATTTTATCCCTTCTTTGATTGCAGGCGGCTATTACTCCGTGGCTTTTAGGTAGTGCCAAGTTTAGTGTCCCATGGGAAGGACCTGCTGGCATGTGCTTGACACTATCCTGCTAACTCCCCCTGGCACATGAGAATGCACAGCCAGAGATGTGGATCTGCTTCaccttctctgtctgtgtgttggaACCATCTGACTTGCTGAGTTAAATGTGGCATCATGCATTTGTTCCTACAATTACAGTTCAAGATGTCTACTTTGGAAACAATAAACCTCACTGAAGATGCGCTGTGCAGTATGTCACTTACCTTATGTTGAACCTGGGGAGAATCAGGTCCGGGCCCTGCTTTCTGAGGAGCATCTGAGATGGCTGGGAGTGAAGCCCCCATCATGCAGACACTTGTCCCTGTTTGACCTTCACAGGCTGAAGCACCCAGTCCGGCTCCAGTCCCCGGTGGGATGGGTGCAGCCACTAAACTGTCCCTGCAGGGAGGATGCATGCAGGCTGGAGATGCATCTGAGGACAGCAGCACTCCAATGTACAGTGGCAGCAGAGGAAGCATGCTCAGGGAGGCAAAGAGAGTCATGGGAAATACAAAGatgatgagtttttttcttccaggtCCAGTTTCCTCCAAGCTGTTGTTGCGTTTTTGTTTGTGATTCCAGGCAATCTTCAGGTAAAAGTTCAGTTCAAATCTTTGTATTGGTCTTGTTTTCTACTCTGCGTGTTCCTgtcatgtcctttttttttcttcttaatttcCTCACCTTATTTGATTTGTCATCAtcctttttcttctgcttgttcTGAGTTAGTGAGGGTGCTCCCAGCTCAGATTCCTAGATAAATGCGGCACTCTTTGCTGTCTGACACGGACTAATGCACCCACCCCCTAATACCAcatgcaaacagacacacacactcacacacacacgatctgCCCACCTCCTTAACTCATCTCTTTCTCTCCTACCCTCCCACACAGCCACATTCAGAAATgcatgtttacacacacacgcacgcgctcACATACACACCTAGATGAACCTAAATCCCACTGTCCTGCGAATACATGCAGTGTAACAATTTAACATGTTTAAAAGTATGCCTCTCAAAAATAAATGAGCGATCTTTGTCGACCTTGACGTATTTCCGATCAGACTTTGACTTCTGTGGCACCTCTCACCCTAAACCACCGAggtgtcagagtgtgtttagAAGAAACTCCTGCAGGATGCTTCAGATATGTGGCCTCCTCCTCTTGTGGATCATTTTTCTCACTCACATGCTTTTGTGTTGCTGTATTTGTGTTTACAAACTGAGTTCCAAAGAGGCCATAAAGACTGGACATTCAATAGGCACAAGAAGGCAGGAATTCCTCTATAAACACCAGAGCTGTCCCAGTCATCAGGATTGTGCTCAGGCACACTTCCAGTGCTGgggagaacaaacacacacatagtaGACACATTTACACACGGCCACGGGATAGGACAAAATCAAGTTGAGTTCTCAGAGGCACAAAATCCATGTGAAACTGTAGCAGCACTGTGATCTTTAAgatgaagatgcaaaaaaaacaaacaaacaaaagataaattaaaaaaccaGCAGTCAGTTATGTGATAACAGTCACCACTTACTTCAGTTATTGGACTGTTATCGTATGATCCATACTAGAAtataaaatctattttttttttcctttccaaacTAATGGCCACcattattttctttattcttgTTATGTTTGAGTCGGCCACCTCTGGGAAAATAGTCCATACTTCTAGATTATGCTGTCTTACCACCAACAGCTTTTGCTAAGAATATGTGTATAATAAATAAGACGTTGCCTGTCAGTTGACAGAGTGACAATTTGCAGTATATCACAGTGCAGTCTTTTGCAATTCTTTCCTAATGTGACTGTCAATCAGGGTTTGGGATCCTGCTCACCCAGTCAAGGAGATCACTGCCCTCCAGTGGCGGTTTTTACTTACTGCCTCATAGGGTTgaagggtgctggagccaatcccagctgaagTCCAAAAGCAGATTACATCCTGGACaagtcatcagtccatcacagggtaacacagagagacaaaccgttacacaaaaattaaataatCATAAGTTCAATACTTTTTGTGattcatttcagaaagaaaaCCCCATATATGGTAGATTCATTACACATAGAATTAGTATATCAAGTCTTTATTTCTTGAAATTTGTATGGAGCTCATAGATAAAAAGTATTGTAGAAGATCTTTCTTCAATGCGATGTGGCATGGAGGCGATCATCCTGTAGCACTGCTCAGGTGCCCAGGTTACATTGACAGCAGCATTCAGGTCATCTGCATTGTCTGCCTGGGTCTGGCCATTCAAGCACACCAACACCACGGTCACCATGGTCTACCTTTGGCAGTGTGTGCAGGTGCCTCAAgctgatgaaaaattaaatcgGCATCTCCATGAAGCTtgtcagcagaaggaagcatgatGTGATCTAAAATTTCCTGCACAGACAGTGGACTTCAGTGAGCCAACACCAGCAGATGACATGGTGGCCCAAATCATCACTGACTGTGGAAACTTCACTCTGGACTTCAAGCAACACGGATTCTGAGGCTCTCcgctcttcctccagactctaGGACTTGATATGCAAATGGCATACAAAGTTTACTTTCATCTGAAAAGAGGCCTTTGGACCACTGAACAtcagtccagttttttttttttttttttttcactttagaCGTAAGATGCTTCTGACTGTCTCTGGTTCATCAGTGGCTTGACACAAGAAAATTTATGTCTAGGATTCATCTGCGCAGAGTGGCTCTTGAATCTCCCCCAAATTCTTGACTGGATTTGCCTTGACAGTCCTCTCAAGGCTGAATTGATCCCTTCTGCTGGTGCACCTTTTCaaaccacatttttttcatccacTCAACTTTCTATTAATATGCTCGGACACAGCACTCTGTGAACAACCAGCTTCTTTAGCAATGACCTTTTGTGGCTTAGCCTC encodes:
- the LOC115388076 gene encoding fibroleukin, whose protein sequence is MGASLPAISDAPQKAGPGPDSPQVQHKSGGVKDRLVQLQRCMRSLQETGAPRSHGGQDSSSLGAILALMAAVLTECDLHCHSQALGVMAKRLESVAVGREGEKDLLLLLKSITQYPPTVAPLERLHPQDCAEIYKHGIKENGIYTIQPDLHGPAVEAKCDMETAGGGWTVIQSRQDGSVDFNRTWQEYREGFGSLQGEHWLGNAALHALTSTGQHQLRIELEDWHQQRRQATYSNFKVASEAQRYRLTAREYSGDAGNAMSYSKRYNHDGRPFSTADRDHDRYASGSCGQYYGAGWWFDACLAANLNGRYYRGRYSGITDGIYWGTWYILTDGRTGERYSFKSVEMKTRPKNFVGTQ